The proteins below are encoded in one region of Terriglobales bacterium:
- a CDS encoding twin-arginine translocase subunit TatC, producing the protein MPETVAEPAPASEEPREETRDALTGMSFLEHLEELRRRIIYSLLSVGVCFGVAWSYSDRIFALMQRPIVEALRNHKLDEKLVYLNPTEPFNLYLKVGMVAGVFLASPLVLYQVWLFISPGLYRREKRYI; encoded by the coding sequence GTGCCTGAGACCGTGGCCGAGCCGGCCCCTGCGTCCGAGGAACCTCGCGAGGAAACCCGCGACGCCCTGACCGGCATGAGCTTCCTCGAGCACCTGGAGGAACTGCGCCGCCGCATCATCTACAGCCTGCTGAGCGTGGGCGTCTGCTTCGGCGTGGCCTGGTCGTACTCCGACCGCATCTTCGCCCTCATGCAGCGGCCCATCGTAGAGGCGCTGCGCAATCACAAGCTGGACGAGAAGCTGGTCTACCTGAACCCCACCGAGCCCTTCAACCTTTACTTAAAGGTGGGGATGGTGGCGGGAGTGTTCCTGGCCTCGCCCCTGGTGCTCTACCAGGTGTGGCTGTTCATCTCCCCCGGACTCTATCGCCGCGAGAAACGCTACATC